In the genome of Peromyscus eremicus chromosome 1, PerEre_H2_v1, whole genome shotgun sequence, the window TCCTAGTTGCAGGGACAGGGTGTAAGGTTTAGTGGTTAGGTTAATGGGGCGGCGTTTTCCCACACAAAATGGTGTCGGATGCAGCAATGAAACTGGGGTTGTCAGAACAGTATCTTACAAATATCTGCTttgagctgggtatggtagcatatgcatataatcttagcatttgggatgTGGcaacaggaggattgtgagttttaGGCTGCATAgtttgaccctgtctcaaaaaacaacaaacaaatgctATAAGCCAATAAACAGTGTTAGGGACAGGGACCACAAGAGGCTGTTGATGACCTCATGCCAGATGAAAGACTTTTTGCTATCTACTGTGTACCAAGCCATGTACCtatagatggatggatacatggatggatgaataggtgGCTGACTGACTGATGAGATATATgtatatctcatatatatatatatgatatagagATGATGGGTAGATAGGTGAATGGACAaagaatagatgatagatagatagatagatagatagatagatagatagatagatagatagagataggtgatagataagatagatagatagatagatagatagataggaaggaAAGATGAtagagtggatggatggatggatggatggatggatggatggatggatggatggataggatAGGATAGAAATATGATGgataaagtttatgagttcctttgagcttggttacccatcatgatcttgacccccccttgctcatgtaacccctcttccctctcttcaactggactctcagagctcgGCCAGGTGCATGGttgtggtctctgcatctgcttccgtgagttactggatgaagtctctatgatgacagttagagtattcaccaatctgattaccagggtaggccagttcaggcatcctcatCATTGTTGCTATTaatctaatctggggtcatctttgtggattcctgggaatttccctagcaccaggtttcccccttaccccataatgtctccttctatcaagatatctttttcattgctctcccactccactgTGGAActtacatgggactggactagaccctctgcatacgggagacagttgtgtagctgggactgtttgaggagcccctgggagtgtgatcaggatctatccctggtgttacctatggtaggacaccttgctcacccatGATAAatcggggaggggcttggtcctgcctcaactgaatgtaccaggcttagctgccccccccccatgggagaacttaccttgttggaggaggggatgagggatgggaggGAATGcatgggggggcaggaggagggatgagaggggaaatctgtggttggtatgtaaaatgaataaaaaaaaaagaaaaaaaacaaaaggtaaacaaaaaaagaaatatgatggatagaatggatggatagacaggatAGGCTATATGATGGGAAGGGTGGATAAATGTATAAATCATGTAGAAAATGATGGATagaatagatagatggatagataggaaGGATAGGACaagctagatgatagataggatagggtgagtggatggatagataagtAGGAAgtatcttagttactcttctattgccatgacaaaacaccatgaccaaggaaacttatagaagaaagagttgattggggcttacagtttcaatgtgttagagtccatgaccatcatgatggggagcatggcagcagccaggcaggcatggtgctgcagcagtagctgagagatcaCCTCTTAATCCACaagcaggagggaaggagggaaagagagtgggggaggagagagagactaggcctggcatggactttagaaacctcaaagtacactcctagtgacacacctcctcccaacaaggccacacctcctaatccttcctaaacagttccactaactggggaccaaacatttaaatataggagcctatggggtttattctcattcaaatcaccagaCGTAGGTAGACAGACAGGCCAATAGACAGACAAGCAGGTTGGCTGGCCGgctggccaggcatggtagcttacatctataattccagaatcaggaggctgaggcaagaggattgcccgtcatccaaacaaacaaataaagggtACATGAATTCTAACCCTGAAGCAACAGAGAGAGATGTAGATCCCCGAGGTTTACTGGCCAGCTAGCTCAGCCTACTTGGTGAACTCCAAGCCAGTGAGCAACCTCatttcaaaaaccaaggtgggccgggcggtggtggcgcacgcctttaatcccagcactcgggaggcagagccaggcggatctctgtgagttcgaggccagcctgggctaccaagtgagttccaggaaaggcgcaaagctacacagagaaaccctgtctcgaaaaaaaaaccaaaaaaaaaaaaaaaaaaaccaaggtggacaactcctgaggaacaacacccaaggtcaACCTTGGATCtcaatatgcacatacacatgcacccacacaaacagacacagacacaaacatgtatacacacacacacacacacacacacacacacacacacacacacacacacgatgaaagAAGTGTAACATGGAGAAGTATATTACATAGTATACATAAGGtatgaatatataataataatgaatcaTATGCTCTAGTCTACATAATATATTCTCTATAGCATGAGAATTTCataatatttaatgttttgtttcaCGTATCATACAATACAGTATATAAGCTGATATATCATAATACATCATGTTACACTGCACAAGATTTTATACAGTATATTAATAATTactgagttttattcctgaaaacaacaaaaataagctaAACCTACTAAGTGCTTACCTAGCCCAAGCACTTTTCATAGGTCAGCCTCCTTCCATATCCCAGGAGTGCCAACAGGCAGTTGAGTTGCCTGTAAGGACTGGACAGAGGCAGATAGGGTGGTACACACCTACAATTCAAGAACTCAGGAGTCCCAGGAGGACCCacacttccaggacagcctggactatgtagcaagagcctgtctcaaaaacagagcaaAATGTGGTATCTCAAACCTGTaattcagcacttggaaggtagagacaggagagtcaggaattcaaggtcaaccttagCTACATCATGACTTTAAGAACAAGAAGAGTGGGCTATAAGAGACTGGGTCTCAAAACTTGTTACTAAACACCTATCATGTGCCAGATAGGTGTCAGGGGCCAGGGATGCAACAAAGAGTAAAGTAGCCAGCCCTGGTCTTTCCAGACACCACAAATACAGTTAAAGCAAAAGAACAGGACTTTTTGGATGCAGGGAAGTATAATGGATGAACTGGAAAGGATCAGAAGATAGAGATTATGGTCAAGAGCATATGGGGAAACATTCACTCAATAAACATTTCACAAGACCTATGTGTAAGCCACACTTAATGCTGGGGGTGTTCACAGCAAGAACCAAGCCAGTCCCTTCCTCGAGGAGAAGTCAAGCTAGAGACAGAACCCAGAGCAGAGTGTGAGGATAGCGCCCAGGATCAGAACAACACTCACCAGAAGAGGTTGTGAGAGCTGGGCCTTTGGAGGATGAGTATGCTATGTCAAAAGAGGGAAGAGCTGAGTCAGATACATGGAGAAAAACAAGGCACAGTGATCCCAGAGGTAGTGGCCCAGGAGTGACTGTGATGTGTCCCCACAGCATATTGGAATGCCACCCGGGCTTTCATGATCCTGTCTGCCCTGTGTGCCACCTCGGGCATCATCATGGGTGTCCTAGCCTTTGCACAGCAGTCCACCTTCACCCGCCTCTCCAGGCCCTTCTCTGCCGGCATCATGTTTTTTGCCTCCAGTGAGTGAGcccacccttccttccccacccaAATTTTCCAGCTCCTCAGCCCCAGCCCAACACCCACTTCCTGTTACTCTCCACTCTGTTCCCTCGCTCATCCCTAGACCCAGCCCCACTGACTTCTTTGCTTTtaactctgctttttagttagAGGcaatcccttcctccctcccttctttcctttctctctcttgtccTGGTGATGAGAATAAAATCTCAGGAACTTACACACACTAAGACATTCTACCACTCTTAGCTTCTTACTGGAGAATTCTAGGCAgagactctaccactgagcaccagcccctcactggggcatgataggcaggagctctaccactgaaccacactctTAGCCCCTCACtaagggattctaggcagggatTCTAATACTAACTAACACcccataaaacttaaaaaatatttacacttaagccgggcggtggtggcgcacgcctttaatcccagcactcgggaggcagagcctggcggatctctgtgagttcgagggcagcctgggctaccaagtgagtcccaggaaaggcgcaaagctacacagagaaaccctgtctcgaaaaaccaaaaaaaaaaaaaaaaaaaaaaaaatttacacttaAGTGACAGTCTTTATAGACATTCAACACAGGACCAACTAAGAAGACACATAGGGTGGATCCTGTCAGAATTTCATTCCACAGGAGATGAATAGTGCATTAGTGGcatttctcattgctatgaccaAATACTTAACAAGAAACAACTTAATGAAGGCAGGAAGGTATGTTTGGCTCTCAGTTTGAGGGCACAGACCATCGTGGCAAAGAAATCACGATGACAgaaacatgaggcagctggtcatattgCATCCACAGTTAGGAAACAGAGATGACAgctggtactcagctcactttcttattCTTTACTctgtccaggaccccagcccatgagaTACTGCTGTCCACATTCAGGGTGTATATTCCACCTTAACAAAAATGCTCTGGAGGGGCTGGCAAACTGAGTCTATGTCCCCATAaactcagagaaagagagaacagactcctacagattgttctctgacctccttacaagtgctgtggcacacacacataaatgaaataacttatctggaaacacacacacacacacacacacacacacacacacacacacacacacaaagcgtgtgtgtatgtgtcctaggtgattctaaatccagtagAGCTGGCACTGAAGACCAACATCACAGATGGACTCACTGCCCATGACTTTGTCTAACCTCcagctccccctgtcccagaggCAGTGCTTTCAGGCTCAGGGTCTTAATAATCTTCTACCTTagtcattgctgtgaagagagaccatgaccacagcaactgttataaaggaaaacatttaattggggcttgcttacagtttcagagatttagttcattatcttcATGGTAGGGAGAATGTTGGCATTCACTGTGCTGGAGAAGTATCTGAGAGCTACATACTGATCCACTGGCCAAGAGGGAAACAGTCTGGGCTTGgagtgggtttttgaaacctcaaagcccacccccagtgacacatttcctccaacaagaccacacctcccaatccttctaatcctttcaaatagtgccactccctgatgactaagtacTAAAAAatacgagcctatgggggcccttcttattcaaaccaccacagcctccaGTCCCCTGGTGGATGTTTCTGATGGGCAACCTAAGCCACATGTTAGTTCATACAAACTCTAGAGTGATCCAAGGAGCTCTTTAGAGTAATTAAGACACTCTCTAACTCAGAACGCTGCAAGGATTTAGTTCCCCTTCCAGAATCCAGAGAAAAGGAACTGTCAAATGCTTTACTGTGCTTCCCAGCCTTATCCTCACCCAATCCCATCCCCCACTGAACCCCATATCCCCTTCACTGTCACtactgtccccacccccatcaacCTCCCCTCTTCCTTATCTCCAACTCTCTTATCCCACTCGGTCTCACCCCATGCTCTCTCCCCAGCTCTTTTTGTCCTGTTGGCCTTGGCCATCTACACCGGAGTCACCGTCAGTTTCCTCGGCCGCCGCTTTGGGGACTGGCGCTTTTCATGGTCTTACATCCTGGGCTGGGTGGCCCTGCTCATGACCTTCTTTGCAGGTACTGAGGCAGAGGGGTGGGAAGGTTGAAATCTGGGGCAAGGTGAGCAACCTCAGAGGGTGAGTTGACAAGGTATCCTACACAGATCTAAGGAGCTAAGGGGTCTGGGGACTGGTGACCCtaagggagggagaaaatgggAAGTCTCTTGGGATGGAAAGGTAGGCCCAAAGAGTTTTGGGTATCAACAGATTCTGTCCACACAGGAATTTTCTACATGTGTGCCTACCGGATGCATGAGTGTCGGCGCCTATCCACACCACGCTGAGCCTTGCAGAAAACCTTGCAGCTGAAAGTTACAATGAGGGCActgaagaagaaggggaggaccCAGGGGCTGGAAATCCGGGCTCCTGAGGGAATGAGGGGGCTCAGTCCTGGATTCTAGACAGGGGAGCCCCTGatccctctgtcctctgtgggtcAGGTGGGAGGGAGTTGAGATGTGAACCTCCACCTGTCCCGAGGGGTGGTAGAAAAATGGCAACTCTTTTAGAGAGACATTTTGGGATTTAATAAAACTGATGTGAAACTACCAAAGTGTGAGTCCTCACAGGGCTTGTTTGGAGAGAATCGGGCTAGAGTGGTGGTCGGGGAACAGGTGTGTTCTGATATGGTGGCCTCTCTACTTCAGTTCTATAGGGATGGGAACAAGATAAATGGGTCCCTGCCTCAGAAATAGCCACGGTTTAATGTCTAGAGATGGATATGTGGGATAACCGAATAACAAATTGATCTATAAAAACCTAGCGTCCCTGCTCCCCACTCACTTAAGCTCCAGGCAATTCCTTATCTCCCCTTCCCTCCGTGAATGGGCCCTTCACCAGGGACAGCACAACTTTGTCcccttctctattttattttatgcttttggaaagacaaggtctcatgtagcccaggctggccttaaactcaagatcctcctgcctcagatctcttgagtgctgggaagacaggccTATGTCATTACCATATTAAGAGATGACATATACATTTTGTGCTTCCCTGTAGAGAAGGTGTTGACCACTACCGGAGGACAGAGGCAGAAGACCCTGAATTGTCACTTGGTTTCCATTCCCCAGACACCCTCATCTCGGTGATAAGACACTCATGCTGGAGGGCCCACGCAGGTGGGGTGACTTCTCACTATATGTGTGAGATGAGGATGTTGGAAGGGCTTCCCCTCCTTTAGCTTTTTGgaatcctgtctgtcctggacaGAAGCTTAACTAGGAACATGGactctctcttcccatgaagtcCTTCCTCCCGTGGAACTGGTATTTTGAGCCCACCACCCCTTTACTGTTGGTAACTCTAGTGCTAGAGTAGGAGCGAAGCGCAAAACCACAGGAAAGTGTGACATAACTGTCCCCTCAGCCACATCTCCCTTTTGAATTAATTCACACCCTAGTATGACTAGTCCATCTCCCACCTCTGGGCCCCCCAAACCCCTCCCTAAGGTCTTCCAGGAAACCCTCTCTGTTGTCTCCAGAACCTGTGACAACAGTCTAAACCACTGCCTAGACCACGGAAGGTGGACACCCCCAGAACAGCCAGCGAGTAAAGACATCAGCagggccctcccccaccacacaggAAGAGAGGAGCCAATCCAAGAGGGGCGGGGAAGTCACGCAGGAAGGGGGTGTGTGAGAAGAGTCAGATGCCAGGCCTGAGGCTACAGAGGACTCCCAACCAAAGTGACTGCTTGCTGGCTGCTTCTCTAGCTCAGAGGACCTGAGAGTCTGGGTGCACATCCTTTTTCTGTCTCTAAGACCAATAGTCTGGGTTatctgtgtcctcatcccctAAGAAGTGGAAACCCAGAGCTGTGTCCATGGAGCCCTGCCGGTCCCTGGCTCTGCTTGCTGGCTCCCTGGGCCTGATTTCTACTCTGATTGCTCTGAGCACTGACTTCTGGATAGTGGCCACAGGCCCCAACTACTCTTCCCACTCGGGCCTCTGGCCAACGACACACGGGATCCAAGTAGCAGGTAAAGTACAATGAGCTCTGGGTGGTGGGAATGGCCAGAGGGGACAGACACCCAGAAGTCTCCTCTTGCATTAGGTT includes:
- the Lim2 gene encoding lens fiber membrane intrinsic protein, which encodes MYSFMGGGLFCAWVGTILLVVATATDHWMQYRLSGSFAHQGLWRYCLGSKCFLQTESIAYWNATRAFMILSALCATSGIIMGVLAFAQQSTFTRLSRPFSAGIMFFASTLFVLLALAIYTGVTVSFLGRRFGDWRFSWSYILGWVALLMTFFAGIFYMCAYRMHECRRLSTPR